Proteins from a genomic interval of Deltaproteobacteria bacterium:
- the hemW gene encoding radical SAM family heme chaperone HemW: MIPFARFGVYLHFPYCLSKCPYCDFASQVEQVVPHRRYADAMLRELEQRAERFAGRTVETIYIGGGTPSLWEPACLADVLAAIRARFAVAPDAEITLEANPGASDAERFTAFRALGVNRLSIGMQSFDSKALTALGRTHSAREAERAFQAARDAGFTNLSLDLLYGSAGHGGETAAEDARHAVSLGPDHLSAYALTLEAQAVEVPMAKQLREGTLTLPDDDSTARMGEQVRDVLRDAGYARYEISNYARDGKSSRHNALYWKGGEYLALGCGATGYRQADGGPRNGGERYSNTRAAEGYMAALAEGRRAEKVEPLTGDDLFTERLMLGLRLTEGVDIAQICETFGRDPHELRKKAKRLVVGGWAAFEGDRLTLTERGLDVHTEAAVRLI; the protein is encoded by the coding sequence ATGATCCCGTTTGCCCGCTTCGGCGTCTACCTTCACTTTCCGTACTGCCTGTCGAAGTGCCCGTACTGCGACTTCGCCAGCCAAGTGGAGCAGGTGGTGCCGCACCGGCGCTACGCCGACGCCATGCTCCGCGAGCTCGAGCAGCGTGCCGAGCGGTTCGCGGGGCGCACGGTGGAGACGATCTACATCGGCGGCGGGACGCCCTCGCTCTGGGAGCCCGCATGTCTGGCCGACGTGCTGGCGGCCATTCGCGCGCGCTTCGCGGTCGCGCCGGACGCGGAGATCACGCTCGAGGCCAATCCCGGCGCGTCGGACGCCGAGCGGTTCACGGCCTTTCGCGCGCTGGGTGTGAACCGGCTCTCCATTGGCATGCAGAGCTTCGATTCCAAGGCGCTCACCGCGCTCGGGCGCACGCACTCCGCGCGCGAAGCGGAGCGCGCGTTCCAGGCCGCGCGCGATGCGGGCTTCACGAATCTCTCGCTCGATCTGCTCTACGGCTCGGCGGGCCACGGCGGCGAGACGGCGGCCGAAGACGCGCGGCACGCGGTCTCGCTCGGGCCGGATCACTTGTCGGCGTATGCGCTGACGCTGGAGGCGCAGGCCGTCGAAGTGCCGATGGCGAAGCAGCTCCGCGAGGGCACGCTCACGTTGCCCGACGACGATTCGACGGCGCGCATGGGCGAGCAGGTTCGCGACGTGCTCCGGGACGCCGGCTACGCGCGCTACGAGATCTCGAACTACGCGCGCGATGGCAAGAGCAGCCGGCACAACGCGCTCTACTGGAAGGGCGGCGAGTACCTGGCGCTCGGTTGCGGCGCGACGGGCTATCGGCAAGCCGACGGTGGCCCGCGAAACGGCGGCGAGCGCTACTCGAACACCCGCGCGGCCGAGGGCTACATGGCCGCGCTCGCGGAAGGGCGCCGCGCGGAGAAGGTCGAGCCGCTCACCGGCGACGATTTGTTTACCGAACGGTTGATGCTCGGCTTGCGGCTCACGGAGGGCGTCGACATCGCGCAGATCTGCGAGACCTTCGGACGCGATCCGCACGAGCTGCGCAAGAAGGCCAAGCGACTGGTGGTCGGCGGCTGGGCGGCGTTCGAGGGCGATCGGCTCACGCTTACCGAGCGCGGGCTGGATGTGCACACCGAAGCGGCGGTGCGGCTGATCTAG